A window of Symphalangus syndactylus isolate Jambi chromosome X, NHGRI_mSymSyn1-v2.1_pri, whole genome shotgun sequence genomic DNA:
GGTTCTGCAACAGTGCCAACTGCCAATTTTCAGTCTTCGCCCTTGCCACCATAGGATGGATCCTCTCCTCTACGTCCATGGGTCTCGTGGAGTGGCGAATATGGTACATGAAAGACACCCTGCTCTACCCCCCTGGAATCGCCTGCGTGGGAATATTTAGAGTCTGCGTTTACCGGCATCGCACCAACAGCACCACAACCAAATTTTGTTACCGATACAGCTACCGGGACACCTTTCTCCCTTTCGAAATTTCCATGGCTCAACGCTTTCTACTGACTGCCAGCATTTTCGGATTCTTTGGGAGAGCCTTTAACATGTTTGCGCTTAGAAACATGTCCATGAGAATATTTGAGGAGGACACCTACAATTCATTCGTTGTTTCAGGAATTCTCAACATTGCTGCTGGTGTCTTTAACTTAATTGCTGTGCTCCAGAACAACGATGCCATCATAAACTCACAGGGGATCATCTTCCCGCCATCTCTCCAAATGCCCTTCAAGCCAGATGTGCAGGAAGTTGGCACTGCCATTCAAGTGGCAGGGATAGGTGTCTTGCCGATGCTGTTAACTGGgatgttttctctattttacaaatgtc
This region includes:
- the CLDN34 gene encoding claudin-34 isoform X1, whose amino-acid sequence is MSRVTGGTWEQNIEGGPRLETMATVLMRTPSCLDQEAGAEELGRASERSCVHVGPAGQFPGCTATMLWFCNSANCQFSVFALATIGWILSSTSMGLVEWRIWYMKDTLLYPPGIACVGIFRVCVYRHRTNSTTTKFCYRYSYRDTFLPFEISMAQRFLLTASIFGFFGRAFNMFALRNMSMRIFEEDTYNSFVVSGILNIAAGVFNLIAVLQNNDAIINSQGIIFPPSLQMPFKPDVQEVGTAIQVAGIGVLPMLLTGMFSLFYKCPLYGQLHPGISEM
- the CLDN34 gene encoding claudin-34 isoform X2 is translated as MLWFCNSANCQFSVFALATIGWILSSTSMGLVEWRIWYMKDTLLYPPGIACVGIFRVCVYRHRTNSTTTKFCYRYSYRDTFLPFEISMAQRFLLTASIFGFFGRAFNMFALRNMSMRIFEEDTYNSFVVSGILNIAAGVFNLIAVLQNNDAIINSQGIIFPPSLQMPFKPDVQEVGTAIQVAGIGVLPMLLTGMFSLFYKCPLYGQLHPGISEM